The Labrus bergylta chromosome 15, fLabBer1.1, whole genome shotgun sequence genome includes a region encoding these proteins:
- the LOC109989645 gene encoding reticulon-4-interacting protein 1 homolog, mitochondrial-like: MGSVRVMASTRLLCLFNTKAACSAKTLSRASRSVCFKRHVCSSPSRLQGCMSAWVIDQYGTNEVLRYTEDLTAPSVNAASEVMIKVHSASLNPLDVSMRGGYGAKLLRLRRDPMSVMDSDREFPLVLGRDVSGVVVDCGSEVTHFVPGDEVWAAVPPWKPGSLSEYVVLTEYEVSLKPKSLSHTEAASIPYVANTALSALVNAGGLCKDSASNKRVLITGGSGGIGTFSIQLLKAWGAHVTVTCSQNAEGLVRGLGADEVVDYTAEDATEQLETMEKFDVILDNVGGETEEWAMGLLKPWSGAKYVTLVSPLLLSTDSMGLLDGAFRAGFTLHNKAVQNIISSGVFYRWGFYTPDGPALDEISKLVDAGKILPVVEAQFPFTQVPQAFQKLEEGHARGKTVVRVAEEDDRQAEELVQNSPCGTAESEQGVQESAKHN; encoded by the exons ATGGGCTCTGTTAGAGTAATGGCATCAACCAGACTCCTGTGTTTGTTCAACACGAAAGCAGCATGTTCGGCCAAAACATTATCCAGGGCAAGCAGGAGTGTGTGCTTCAAGAGGCATGTGTGCAGCTCACCTTCAAGATTGCAGGGCTGCATGTCAGCCTGGGTCATTGATCAGTATGGTACTAATGAGGTTTTGAGGTACACAGAGGATCTCACCGCTCCTTCTGTCAATGCTGCCTCtgaagtgatgattaaagttcATTCAGCCAGTCTCAACCCTCTTGATGTTTCTATGAGAG gagGATATGGAGCTAAATTGCTCAGACTAAGAAGGGATCCCATGTCTGTGATGGACAGTGATCGTGAGTTTCCTTTGGTCCTGGGCCGGGATGTGTCTGGTGTTGTGGTGGATTGTGGATCAGAGGTGACCCACTTTGTTCCAGGAGATGAG GTGTGGGCTGCTGTTCCCCCGTGGAAACCAGGCAGCCTGTCTGAATATGTGGTTCTGACCGAGTATGAG GTTTCTCTCAAGCCAAAGTCCCTGAGTCACACAGAAGCAGCATCCATCCCCTATGTAGCCAACACGGCTCTGTCTGCACTTGTTAATGCCGGTGGTCTTTGCAAGGACAGCGCTTCAAATAAAAG AGTTTTGATCACTGGAGGATCGGGAGGTATCGGAACATTCTCCATCCAG TTATTAAAAGCCTGGGGTGCCCATGTAACGGTTACCTGCTCCCAGAACGCCGAAGGCCTTGTTAGGGGGTTGGGGGCCGATGAGGTGGTGGACTACACGGCAGAAGATGCGACGGAGCAGCTGGAAACGATGGAGAA GTTTGACGTGATTTTGGACAACGTGGGCGGGGAAACAGAGGAGTGGGCGATGGGCCTGCTCAAGCCCTGGTCTGGAGCAAAATACGTCACACTGGTGTCACCTTTACTCCTCAGCACCGATTCCATGGGCCTGCTGGACGGGGCGTTTCGGGCTGGATTCACCCTGCACAACAAAGCCGTAcaa AACATAATATCCAGTGGAGTCTTCTACAGGTGGGGGTTTTATACTCCAGATGGACCCGCGCTGGACGAGATCAGCAAGCTGGTGGATGCAGGGAAG ATCCTGCCGGTTGTGGAGGCCCAGTTTCCATTCACCCAGGTGCCCCAGGCTTTTCAGAAGCTGGAGGAGGGCCACGCCAGAGGGAAGACAGTCGTCCGGGTGGCCGAAGAGGACGACAGGCAGGCTGAGGAGTTGGTGCAGAACTCTCCCTGTGGGACCGCAGAGTCAGAGCAGGGAGTGCAAGAGAGTGCCAAACACAACTAG